One Gemmatimonadaceae bacterium genomic window carries:
- a CDS encoding bifunctional UDP-3-O-[3-hydroxymyristoyl] N-acetylglucosamine deacetylase/3-hydroxyacyl-ACP dehydratase, with protein sequence MIARPEAVKTTRSTLSGERRTIARPAVVQGVGLHLGRPCTLTFVPAPTGAGITFRRGDRPDAPPVPARVEVAVDAERRTQLGTGDASLHTVEHVLAAVGALAIDDLCIVMDGPEPPIMDGSAAPFLDALRQAGVEPNGGRPDWLVLRKTIHVVDGDSTYEARPSEGLVLDVAIEFPHPLIGRQSGSYRITPERFADELARARTFGFLREVEWLHSKGLAQGASTANAVVLDDVGVVDTALRWPDEFVRHKALDCVGDLVLAGCRVRAHIIADRPSHRGTIALVRALVQHAVRESAVYTIEDIMQVLPHRYPFLLVDRILEIEEGKRIVGIKNVTINEPFFQGHFPGHPIMPGVLIVESMAQVGGMLLMGTIADPSSKVVYFMSLDNIKFRRPVRPGDQLRLEIELVQQRGMTCRMKGKATVDGLVVAEAEMAAVVRDR encoded by the coding sequence GTGATCGCCCGGCCTGAGGCCGTGAAGACGACGCGCTCCACACTGTCGGGAGAGCGTCGCACGATTGCGCGTCCCGCCGTGGTACAGGGCGTCGGTCTGCACCTCGGCCGGCCCTGCACGTTGACGTTCGTTCCCGCACCAACTGGCGCAGGCATCACGTTTCGCCGCGGCGATCGCCCGGACGCGCCACCGGTACCCGCGCGCGTCGAAGTGGCGGTGGATGCGGAACGTCGAACGCAGCTGGGAACGGGCGACGCGTCGTTGCATACGGTTGAGCATGTCCTCGCGGCGGTGGGCGCCCTGGCGATTGACGACCTCTGCATCGTGATGGACGGACCTGAACCGCCGATCATGGATGGGAGTGCCGCACCATTCCTTGACGCGTTGCGGCAGGCCGGCGTGGAGCCCAATGGCGGGCGGCCCGATTGGCTGGTGCTCCGCAAGACGATCCACGTGGTGGATGGGGACTCGACCTACGAGGCGCGACCGAGCGAGGGCCTGGTGCTCGACGTCGCGATTGAGTTCCCGCATCCGCTTATCGGACGACAGTCCGGATCGTATCGGATTACTCCGGAACGTTTTGCCGACGAACTGGCGCGCGCCCGGACGTTTGGCTTCCTCCGCGAGGTGGAATGGCTGCACTCGAAGGGCCTCGCACAGGGCGCGTCCACGGCGAATGCCGTGGTGCTGGATGACGTCGGTGTCGTGGACACCGCGCTCCGCTGGCCGGATGAATTCGTTCGACACAAGGCCTTGGATTGCGTGGGCGATCTTGTCCTTGCTGGTTGCCGTGTGCGAGCGCATATCATTGCCGACCGACCAAGCCACCGAGGGACGATCGCATTGGTGCGCGCCCTGGTGCAACACGCTGTCCGGGAGTCCGCCGTGTATACCATCGAAGACATCATGCAGGTGCTGCCGCACCGCTACCCTTTCCTGCTGGTCGACCGCATTCTCGAAATCGAGGAAGGGAAGCGGATTGTCGGCATCAAGAACGTCACCATCAACGAACCGTTCTTCCAGGGGCACTTCCCAGGCCATCCCATCATGCCCGGCGTGCTGATCGTCGAGTCGATGGCACAGGTCGGCGGCATGTTGCTCATGGGAACGATCGCCGATCCGTCCAGCAAGGTTGTGTATTTCATGTCACTGGACAACATCAAGTTCCGGCGACCGGTCCGACCCGGCGATCAACTGCGCCTGGAAATTGAATTGGTGCAACAGCGTGGCATGACGTGTCGCATGAAGGGGAAGGCCACGGTGGACGGCCTGGTCGTGGCCGAAGCCGAAATGGCGGCTGTTGTACGCGATCGATGA
- the lpxA gene encoding acyl-ACP--UDP-N-acetylglucosamine O-acyltransferase, whose translation MNTRIHPTALVDATAQFGADVSVGPFAIVGPRCVVGDGCTIAARATLEQNVRLGARVQVGSGAIIGGDPQDLKYRGEETWVDIGDDTAVREYATVNRGTAHSITTTVGRHCFLMSYSHIAHDCHLGDHVIISNGTQLAGHVTIEDRATISGLCAVHQFARIGRHAFIGGCSRVVKDVPPFVRAAGNPIKLFGLNSVGLQRSGFDAAIVAELKRAYRYCFRSDLNLSQGVERARAEIADVLEVRHFLAFIEASQRGVGF comes from the coding sequence ATGAACACCCGCATCCATCCAACGGCGCTGGTTGATGCGACCGCCCAATTCGGTGCGGACGTCAGCGTGGGCCCGTTTGCCATCGTCGGACCGCGCTGCGTGGTTGGTGATGGCTGCACGATCGCCGCGCGCGCGACGCTCGAACAGAACGTGCGTCTGGGGGCGCGTGTCCAGGTGGGCAGTGGTGCCATCATCGGAGGCGATCCGCAGGATTTGAAGTATCGCGGCGAAGAGACGTGGGTGGATATCGGGGATGACACGGCCGTGCGGGAGTATGCGACGGTGAACCGGGGCACCGCGCATTCGATCACCACCACGGTGGGCAGGCACTGTTTCCTGATGAGTTACTCCCACATTGCGCACGACTGTCATCTGGGCGATCACGTGATCATCTCGAACGGCACGCAATTGGCCGGGCATGTGACCATCGAGGATCGCGCAACGATTTCCGGCCTCTGCGCCGTGCATCAGTTCGCCCGCATTGGACGGCACGCGTTCATCGGGGGTTGCTCGCGCGTGGTGAAGGACGTGCCACCGTTCGTACGCGCGGCGGGGAACCCGATCAAGCTGTTTGGTCTGAACTCGGTGGGACTGCAACGCAGCGGATTCGATGCGGCCATCGTGGCCGAACTCAAGCGCGCCTACCGCTATTGCTTTCGTTCCGACTTGAACTTGTCGCAGGGCGTGGAGCGTGCGCGGGCCGAGATTGCCGATGTGCTTGAAGTCCGCCATTTCCTGGCGTTCATCGAAGCGAGTCAGCGCGGCGTGGGTTTCTGA
- a CDS encoding Gfo/Idh/MocA family oxidoreductase, producing MSNPTDRRAYSGATAPRVGVVGAGGLGVHHVRILRDLAGDRFVGFVDENPARAAEVAAQLGVRALPSLEALLGEVDAVSVVVPTTAHHRVAAAALRAGKHVFIEKPFTVTLAEADDLIAQARVAGVVLQVGHVERFNRAVRAAMPYVDGPRFIESDRLAPFNPRGSDVAVVLDLMIHDLDLVHTLVGSPVVDVQAMGIPVLTPQLDIANARLTFANGAVANITASRVSRERVRKLRIFQQSGYLSLDLAAGTGEFFRLRPDFDPRQLARAPRALEDFVERVVLDAPEGEPLGLELAQFLGAVMGVRPIAVTGAEGREALEAALRIVTAIAAAHATMLEDAAATARAKSTTRA from the coding sequence ATGAGTAACCCGACGGATCGGCGCGCCTACAGCGGCGCGACGGCACCACGGGTTGGGGTCGTGGGGGCCGGTGGGCTGGGGGTGCACCATGTGCGCATTCTGCGCGATCTGGCGGGCGACCGTTTTGTCGGCTTTGTCGACGAGAATCCGGCGCGCGCGGCCGAAGTCGCGGCGCAGCTGGGCGTGCGCGCACTGCCGTCGCTGGAGGCACTGCTGGGCGAGGTGGATGCCGTATCGGTGGTGGTGCCGACCACCGCCCATCATCGCGTCGCCGCGGCGGCATTGCGTGCCGGGAAGCATGTCTTCATCGAGAAGCCGTTCACGGTGACGCTTGCCGAGGCCGACGACCTTATCGCACAAGCTCGGGTGGCCGGCGTGGTCCTGCAAGTGGGACACGTCGAGCGATTCAATCGCGCGGTGCGCGCCGCCATGCCCTATGTCGATGGGCCGCGATTCATCGAGAGTGATCGACTGGCGCCGTTTAATCCGCGTGGATCCGACGTGGCGGTGGTGCTGGACCTCATGATTCACGATCTGGATCTCGTGCATACGCTGGTCGGGTCACCTGTCGTCGATGTGCAGGCAATGGGCATCCCGGTGCTCACGCCGCAACTTGACATTGCCAACGCCCGGCTGACATTCGCCAATGGTGCCGTGGCGAACATTACCGCCAGTCGTGTGTCGCGCGAGCGCGTGCGAAAGCTGCGGATCTTTCAGCAGAGCGGATACCTGTCGCTGGACCTGGCGGCTGGTACAGGCGAGTTCTTTCGGCTGCGGCCCGATTTCGACCCGCGCCAGCTCGCGCGTGCTCCCCGTGCACTCGAGGACTTTGTCGAACGGGTGGTATTGGACGCTCCCGAGGGCGAACCGCTGGGGCTCGAACTGGCGCAGTTCCTCGGCGCGGTGATGGGCGTACGCCCGATCGCCGTGACCGGTGCTGAGGGTCGCGAGGCGCTTGAAGCCGCGTTGCGAATTGTCACGGCGATCGCGGCGGCGCACGCCACGATGCTGGAAGATGCCGCGGCCACCGCGCGAGCGAAGTCGACCACCCGTGCGTGA
- the lpxB gene encoding lipid-A-disaccharide synthase, which yields MREILFVVGEASGDLHAGKVAEAIRATRPDQPMAGIGGEYMRAAGVSILEPVERLAVMGFAEVLAHIPRHWMLLRTLRSRIEGGHVGLVVLIDYPGFNLKVAEVAHRAGIPVLYYITPQVWAWGAGRLPTLARLVTRAAPILPFEEALLRQHGIDATFVGHPLLDRASSLPSVAEARSALGLSPDGEVLAVFPGSRHAELAQHLKPFIATARELQRRRPGMQVIVSVAPTVRVDPADCPFPLVHGQSFTVLRAATAGLLKSGTTTLEAAVADLPHVIGYRTSAVTYAIARRLVKIPHIGLVNVVAGREVSKEFVQDAFVPHRVADALEPLLDASSTASSTARAGLAEVRDRLGTPGASVRVATMALEMVT from the coding sequence GTGCGTGAAATTCTGTTTGTCGTCGGTGAGGCCTCCGGCGACCTGCACGCGGGAAAAGTCGCAGAGGCAATTCGCGCGACGCGCCCGGATCAGCCGATGGCGGGAATTGGCGGTGAGTACATGCGTGCTGCCGGCGTTTCAATTCTGGAACCGGTTGAGCGGCTGGCCGTGATGGGATTCGCCGAGGTGCTCGCCCACATTCCGCGCCACTGGATGTTGTTGCGCACCTTGCGCTCGCGCATTGAGGGCGGGCACGTGGGGTTGGTCGTGCTCATTGACTATCCCGGATTCAATTTGAAAGTGGCGGAAGTCGCGCATCGAGCCGGTATCCCCGTGCTGTACTACATCACGCCGCAGGTGTGGGCGTGGGGGGCCGGACGATTGCCGACGCTGGCGCGATTGGTGACGCGCGCCGCGCCCATCCTGCCGTTCGAGGAAGCGCTACTGCGCCAACACGGGATCGACGCGACGTTCGTCGGTCATCCGCTGCTGGATCGCGCGTCGTCACTGCCGTCGGTCGCCGAGGCGCGATCCGCACTGGGGCTGTCCCCCGACGGCGAAGTGCTGGCGGTGTTTCCCGGCAGTCGGCACGCGGAACTGGCGCAACACCTGAAGCCGTTCATCGCCACGGCCCGAGAACTGCAGCGGCGGCGTCCGGGAATGCAGGTGATTGTCAGCGTGGCCCCCACCGTGCGTGTCGATCCGGCGGACTGTCCTTTTCCGCTCGTGCATGGGCAATCGTTCACCGTGCTGCGCGCGGCGACGGCAGGATTGCTCAAAAGTGGGACCACGACGCTCGAAGCGGCGGTAGCCGATCTGCCGCACGTGATCGGGTATCGCACCAGCGCCGTCACCTATGCGATCGCACGCCGTCTCGTGAAGATCCCGCACATTGGCCTGGTCAATGTGGTGGCGGGCCGTGAGGTGTCGAAGGAGTTCGTGCAGGACGCCTTTGTCCCTCATCGCGTGGCCGATGCGCTTGAGCCTTTATTGGACGCGTCGAGCACGGCGTCATCGACGGCGCGAGCGGGTCTGGCTGAGGTCCGTGACCGACTGGGGACGCCGGGGGCATCCGTTCGGGTGGCGACCATGGCACTCGAGATGGTGACGTGA
- a CDS encoding lysophospholipid acyltransferase family protein, protein MKEVNAQGGIEANTPPREPRSIPAPAPGAAAFDLRTRVLIRLTGWLLFALARTWRVRVHGRKALLARRAEDARVVVTLWHGQLLPVSWAQRQPTRAMISEHRDGEMIAHIVGLMGIGSIRGSSSRGGARALLECARVLRSGADVAITPDGPRGPRHSFAPGALIVAFRAQTVIVPIGAHVDRAWRLRSWDQFEIPKPFARVTMVYGTPLPVAGADVREVSARTGEFAAAMEAVTAEAARLARWGVAPP, encoded by the coding sequence GTGAAGGAGGTCAATGCGCAGGGGGGGATTGAAGCGAACACACCGCCTCGTGAGCCGAGAAGCATTCCAGCGCCCGCACCGGGCGCCGCGGCCTTCGACCTTCGTACGCGTGTCCTGATTCGCCTGACAGGCTGGCTGCTCTTCGCGTTGGCCCGCACGTGGCGCGTTCGGGTGCATGGGCGCAAGGCGCTTCTGGCGCGCCGCGCGGAGGATGCCCGTGTGGTGGTGACATTGTGGCACGGTCAGCTGCTGCCCGTGTCCTGGGCGCAGCGCCAGCCCACGCGCGCGATGATCAGTGAGCACCGCGATGGTGAAATGATCGCCCACATTGTCGGCCTGATGGGTATTGGCAGTATTCGCGGCTCGTCGTCTCGTGGTGGCGCGCGCGCGTTGCTGGAGTGTGCGCGTGTCTTGCGCAGCGGCGCGGACGTTGCGATAACGCCTGACGGCCCACGCGGCCCACGCCACAGTTTTGCGCCAGGCGCGCTGATCGTCGCGTTCCGGGCGCAGACGGTTATCGTGCCGATCGGCGCGCACGTTGATCGCGCGTGGCGACTACGGAGTTGGGATCAGTTCGAGATACCGAAACCGTTCGCGCGCGTGACCATGGTGTATGGTACCCCGCTACCCGTCGCTGGCGCGGATGTTCGCGAGGTGTCTGCACGCACCGGGGAATTCGCCGCAGCGATGGAGGCAGTGACCGCTGAGGCGGCTCGGCTGGCGCGTTGGGGCGTGGCACCACCATGA
- a CDS encoding tetraacyldisaccharide 4'-kinase → MSMSTIVDAVWQGETLPARVARGLLAPAARAFGAVVARRNAYYDSATMSVAALPALSVGNLTVGGTGKTPFAAWCVQQLRARGARPSIVMRGVGDDEWRVHGVLNPNVPVIVSPDRGAGMLVARTRGADCAVLDDAFQHRRASRIGDLVLVSADRWAGAARLLPAGPFREPLSALRRAHVVVITVKAAASARVDDVMAAVRAAAPNVPMAVVRLQPGPLRLAVTVGASSGHGGPQSGMLTHSPEWLAGRDVSIVSAIGDPAAFESQLRDLGAVPGKAWRFPDHHDYSAGDAAQIAAGAAGTSGVVCTLKDAVKLAACWPREAPPLWYLSQSVVVDRGAEALDQVLARLLAARATTTFTAG, encoded by the coding sequence ATGAGTATGTCGACCATCGTCGACGCGGTGTGGCAGGGGGAGACGCTGCCGGCCCGCGTGGCCCGAGGACTGCTGGCACCAGCAGCGCGGGCGTTCGGTGCGGTGGTCGCGCGTCGCAACGCGTACTATGATTCCGCCACGATGTCCGTGGCCGCCCTGCCGGCCCTGTCGGTGGGGAACCTGACGGTTGGCGGTACCGGCAAGACTCCGTTCGCCGCGTGGTGTGTGCAGCAACTGCGCGCGCGCGGTGCGCGTCCGTCCATCGTGATGCGTGGTGTCGGTGACGACGAGTGGCGTGTCCACGGCGTGTTGAATCCGAATGTCCCCGTGATTGTGTCGCCCGATCGTGGTGCTGGCATGCTGGTGGCGCGCACACGTGGCGCCGACTGTGCCGTGCTCGACGACGCGTTCCAGCATCGCCGGGCGTCACGGATCGGGGACCTCGTGTTGGTCAGCGCGGACCGTTGGGCCGGGGCGGCCCGCCTGTTGCCGGCCGGGCCGTTTCGTGAACCGCTGTCCGCACTGCGACGCGCGCATGTCGTGGTCATCACCGTCAAGGCTGCCGCATCCGCGCGGGTTGACGACGTCATGGCCGCCGTGCGCGCTGCCGCGCCGAATGTGCCGATGGCCGTGGTGCGACTGCAACCGGGGCCATTGCGTCTCGCGGTCACGGTTGGCGCGTCGTCGGGACATGGCGGACCGCAGAGCGGGATGTTGACGCATTCCCCCGAATGGCTCGCCGGGCGCGACGTCTCGATCGTCAGCGCCATTGGCGATCCGGCGGCGTTTGAATCCCAGCTGCGCGATCTTGGTGCGGTGCCGGGGAAGGCCTGGCGATTCCCCGATCATCACGACTACAGCGCTGGCGATGCCGCCCAGATTGCGGCCGGTGCGGCCGGTACGTCCGGGGTGGTTTGCACACTGAAGGACGCCGTGAAGCTTGCTGCGTGTTGGCCTCGCGAAGCGCCGCCCCTCTGGTATCTTTCACAATCAGTTGTGGTTGATCGAGGTGCTGAAGCGCTGGACCAGGTACTGGCTCGGCTTCTGGCGGCCCGTGCAACCACCACGTTCACCGCCGGCTGA
- a CDS encoding Glu/Leu/Phe/Val dehydrogenase, which produces MAIDLLRLPTDSIVRPDKDIFLNEDNPFEGMMSRFDRAAELLDLEPGIYKILRNPEKQLIVSVPVTMDNGDVEVFTGYRVLYNTSRGPAKGGIRFDKHVTLEEVKALAAWMTWKCAVVNLPFGGAKGGVVCDPLSMSVGELERVTRRYTKGIISLLGPDTDVPAPDVNTNERVMAWVMDTYSMHVGRTENAVVTGKPVEMGGSLGRREATGRGVMLCTREALEHLGLKMEGATVAVQGFGNVGSITAQLLANEGCKIVAISDRAGAFYSAKGIDVELAIAYVQKHRSLEGFTGAESIGAEELLTLDVDVLVPAALENVITTKNAPKIRAKMICEGANGPTTAAADSILDEKGVFVVPDILANAGGVTVSYFEWVQDRMGYFWSEADVNERLAGIMTRSFQEVLQMSKQHRVNMRTAAYMLSISRVATVHRLRGIYA; this is translated from the coding sequence ATGGCTATCGACCTTCTCCGGCTTCCCACGGACAGCATTGTCCGTCCAGACAAAGACATCTTTCTCAACGAAGACAATCCGTTCGAGGGCATGATGTCGCGGTTCGACCGCGCAGCAGAACTGCTCGACCTGGAACCCGGCATCTACAAGATCCTGCGGAATCCGGAAAAGCAGTTGATCGTTTCGGTTCCGGTGACGATGGACAACGGGGATGTCGAGGTCTTTACCGGATATCGGGTGCTGTACAACACGTCACGTGGCCCGGCGAAGGGAGGTATTCGCTTCGACAAGCACGTCACGCTTGAGGAAGTGAAGGCGCTCGCAGCGTGGATGACGTGGAAGTGCGCCGTGGTCAACCTGCCGTTTGGCGGTGCCAAGGGTGGGGTGGTGTGTGACCCGCTGAGCATGAGTGTCGGGGAACTCGAGCGCGTCACGCGCCGGTACACCAAGGGCATCATTTCGCTGCTGGGACCTGACACCGACGTGCCGGCTCCCGATGTCAACACCAATGAACGCGTGATGGCGTGGGTCATGGACACGTACTCCATGCACGTCGGACGGACCGAGAATGCGGTCGTGACCGGAAAGCCGGTGGAGATGGGTGGATCGCTTGGACGCCGGGAAGCGACGGGCCGCGGCGTGATGCTGTGTACGCGTGAGGCGCTGGAGCATCTCGGCCTCAAAATGGAGGGCGCCACGGTCGCAGTGCAGGGCTTTGGGAATGTGGGATCGATCACCGCGCAGCTGCTGGCGAACGAAGGCTGCAAGATCGTCGCGATCAGCGATCGCGCCGGCGCTTTCTACAGCGCCAAGGGAATCGACGTCGAACTGGCGATTGCGTACGTGCAGAAGCACCGTTCGCTGGAGGGATTCACGGGTGCCGAGTCCATCGGTGCGGAAGAACTGCTCACGTTGGACGTGGACGTCCTGGTGCCGGCCGCGCTGGAAAATGTGATCACCACCAAGAACGCGCCAAAGATTCGCGCCAAGATGATCTGCGAAGGCGCCAACGGACCCACCACGGCTGCCGCCGACTCCATTCTTGATGAGAAGGGTGTCTTTGTGGTACCGGATATCCTTGCCAATGCGGGCGGCGTGACCGTGTCCTACTTCGAGTGGGTCCAGGATCGCATGGGCTACTTCTGGTCGGAAGCCGACGTGAACGAGCGGTTGGCCGGCATCATGACGCGCAGCTTTCAGGAGGTGCTGCAAATGTCCAAGCAGCATCGCGTGAATATGCGCACGGCGGCGTACATGCTGTCGATCAGCCGTGTCGCGACCGTGCATCGTCTGCGTGGCATCTACGCCTGA
- a CDS encoding 23S rRNA (pseudouridine(1915)-N(3))-methyltransferase RlmH: MRVSLLTVGKPRQVGLAEAIRDYESRAARYWPLDVIEVKEESARGATPEHVRAREADRLVERLAPEARVIACDPGGDTLDSTAFAHWLSSMRDAALSVAFVIGGAYGLGETVRARASRRMSLAPWTLPHELARLVLAEQLYRAGTIVRGEPYHK, translated from the coding sequence GTGCGCGTGTCACTGCTGACGGTCGGCAAGCCCCGACAGGTGGGGCTGGCCGAGGCGATACGCGACTATGAATCGCGCGCCGCGCGCTATTGGCCGCTGGACGTCATCGAAGTGAAGGAGGAGTCTGCGCGCGGTGCGACACCGGAGCACGTGCGCGCACGCGAAGCCGATCGGCTGGTGGAACGACTGGCCCCGGAGGCCCGGGTCATCGCGTGCGATCCGGGCGGTGACACGCTGGACTCCACGGCGTTCGCGCACTGGTTGTCGTCGATGCGCGATGCGGCGCTCAGTGTGGCGTTCGTGATTGGTGGGGCGTACGGCCTGGGCGAGACGGTGCGAGCCCGGGCATCACGTCGAATGTCGCTTGCGCCATGGACCTTGCCGCACGAACTCGCACGCCTCGTGTTGGCGGAACAACTCTATCGCGCCGGCACCATCGTGCGCGGTGAACCCTATCACAAGTGA
- the bshC gene encoding bacillithiol biosynthesis BshC, protein MPPLDDNASIAASARPAGWFMRRVPLGGSPLSQALQQDPGLHGWMTTRPGSLDDWRARVQRLQSQAQTRDWLTPLAPAIAATGRAADRLGRAAAQGVVVTTGQQPGLFGGPAYTFSKALSALAMADVLEDATGVPVAPIFWAATDDADWLEAAVTYVASARGLETLTMEGPATDGVAMADVPLGPMTSALQSLRDASGSAAHDAVLRVIEQAYVPHATVGAAYVQLLRGMLEPLGIAVLDASHPSVRMAADPLLRRALQQSHAVSEALAARRGAIAAQGFAPQVDVLDELSLVFRTQTGPTGRERDRVRTRIPVADAARLVREADAGTLGANVLLRPVIERALLPTIAYHAGPGEYAYFAQIAPIAEVLGLEVPLAVPRWSGEVIDVRAELMRESLGIDETALRDPHAAELHVARRAVEPELQDAIERLRLAVETQVRAVREAVLLAAPVVSPDVVSGLSKDIMLRLDRFERRVTAGVKRREETLMRDVAFVRASVRPGGHSPERKLNLVPMLARFGPAIFDAMRGDAHAYVERLVQGH, encoded by the coding sequence ATGCCACCACTCGACGACAACGCATCGATCGCGGCGTCTGCGCGGCCGGCAGGGTGGTTCATGCGCCGCGTGCCGCTCGGTGGCTCGCCACTCTCGCAGGCCTTGCAGCAGGATCCCGGGCTGCATGGATGGATGACCACACGACCGGGGTCGCTCGACGACTGGCGCGCGCGCGTGCAGCGCCTGCAGTCGCAGGCGCAGACGAGGGATTGGCTGACGCCGCTTGCACCGGCCATTGCGGCGACCGGACGTGCCGCGGATCGCCTGGGACGCGCGGCGGCGCAGGGCGTCGTCGTCACCACGGGACAGCAGCCCGGCCTGTTTGGGGGACCGGCATACACGTTCAGCAAGGCGCTGAGCGCGCTGGCCATGGCCGACGTGCTCGAGGACGCGACCGGCGTGCCGGTCGCACCAATCTTCTGGGCGGCAACCGACGACGCCGATTGGCTTGAAGCGGCAGTCACGTACGTTGCGTCGGCACGCGGTCTCGAGACGTTGACAATGGAGGGCCCCGCCACGGATGGTGTGGCCATGGCCGACGTGCCACTGGGCCCGATGACGTCGGCCCTGCAGTCGTTGCGCGACGCGAGTGGTTCCGCTGCGCATGACGCCGTGCTGCGGGTGATCGAGCAGGCATATGTGCCGCACGCCACGGTGGGGGCGGCCTACGTGCAGCTGTTGCGCGGGATGCTGGAGCCGCTGGGTATTGCGGTCCTTGATGCCTCGCATCCATCGGTGCGGATGGCGGCCGATCCGTTGCTGCGCCGTGCGCTGCAACAGTCCCATGCGGTGTCCGAGGCGTTGGCGGCCCGCAGGGGCGCCATCGCGGCGCAGGGATTCGCGCCGCAGGTGGACGTGTTGGACGAGTTATCGTTGGTCTTTCGCACGCAGACCGGCCCGACTGGGCGGGAGCGTGACCGCGTTCGCACACGGATACCAGTCGCCGACGCCGCTCGACTCGTTCGTGAGGCGGACGCGGGAACACTCGGTGCCAACGTGTTGCTCAGGCCTGTCATCGAACGCGCGCTCCTGCCCACAATTGCGTATCATGCGGGACCGGGTGAGTACGCGTACTTTGCCCAGATCGCGCCAATCGCCGAGGTGCTGGGCCTGGAGGTTCCGCTCGCGGTCCCGCGCTGGTCTGGCGAAGTCATCGACGTGCGCGCCGAGCTCATGCGGGAATCGCTTGGCATCGACGAAACGGCGCTGCGCGATCCGCACGCGGCGGAATTGCATGTGGCGCGTCGGGCGGTTGAGCCTGAACTGCAGGACGCCATCGAAAGACTCCGACTGGCCGTGGAAACGCAGGTGCGTGCGGTTCGGGAAGCGGTGTTGCTGGCCGCGCCAGTGGTTTCGCCGGATGTGGTGTCGGGACTCTCCAAGGACATCATGCTGCGTCTTGATCGTTTCGAACGACGGGTGACGGCGGGAGTGAAACGACGGGAAGAGACCCTGATGCGGGATGTCGCCTTCGTTCGCGCCTCCGTGCGCCCCGGCGGGCATTCGCCGGAACGCAAACTCAATCTGGTGCCGATGCTCGCGCGATTTGGCCCGGCCATTTTCGACGCGATGCGCGGTGACGCGCACGCGTATGTCGAACGGCTTGTCCAAGGCCACTGA